In a genomic window of bacterium BMS3Abin08:
- a CDS encoding phosphodiesterase has translation MAVSGPYAFISDVHSNLEALCAVLDNIEKRGVSDVCFVGDAVGYGPDPNECLDLLKERCRAFVAGNHDWAVLGYTPTDYFNHNARAAIEWTVNVISEDGIAFLKSFAIIKVIPEGRFFLVHATPKDPDSWNYIRTLYDAEVNFHYFEEHACISGHSHMPVIIERLPSGEFLHCRDRVRHSETSRYLINAGSVGQPRDGDPRASYVMISGDDIEIIRVDYDFSKTQTKMREAGLPESLIERLERGV, from the coding sequence ATGGCAGTATCCGGTCCATATGCCTTTATTTCCGATGTGCATTCAAACCTCGAAGCCCTTTGCGCAGTTCTTGATAATATCGAGAAAAGGGGTGTTAGTGATGTCTGCTTTGTAGGAGATGCAGTTGGGTACGGCCCTGATCCCAATGAATGTCTTGACCTTCTAAAGGAGAGATGCAGGGCCTTTGTGGCCGGAAACCATGACTGGGCTGTTCTCGGTTACACCCCTACCGATTACTTCAATCACAACGCCAGAGCGGCTATTGAATGGACCGTGAATGTAATATCAGAAGATGGTATTGCCTTCCTTAAGAGCTTCGCCATCATCAAGGTCATCCCTGAGGGCCGGTTCTTCCTTGTCCACGCTACACCGAAGGATCCCGATTCATGGAACTATATACGCACTCTGTATGATGCCGAGGTGAACTTCCATTACTTCGAAGAGCATGCCTGTATCTCCGGTCACAGCCACATGCCGGTTATTATTGAGAGACTGCCTTCAGGCGAATTCCTGCACTGCAGGGACAGGGTCAGACATTCGGAGACATCGAGGTATCTGATAAATGCCGGGAGTGTCGGTCAGCCCAGGGACGGTGACCCCAGGGCATCATATGTAATGATTTCAGGTGATGATATAGAGATCATCCGGGTGGATTATGACTTTAGCAAGACACAGACAAAAATGAGAGAGGCGGGTCTGCCGGAGTCCCTGATAGAGAGGCTTGAGCGAGGGGTATAA
- a CDS encoding hypothetical protein (N utilization substance protein B homolog): MKRRKAREFALQILYQYDITGHPPDDETFNGRREGSPVAGDVNDFAKDLVLGTIENIEEIDGILLSAARNWEIGRIAAVDRGILRLSIYELLFRDDIPAAVTLNEAIEIAKKYSTGESYSFINGILDNVRKTINKRVH, encoded by the coding sequence ATGAAGAGAAGAAAAGCAAGGGAGTTTGCACTCCAGATACTGTATCAGTATGATATTACCGGGCATCCGCCGGACGATGAGACATTTAATGGTCGCCGGGAAGGAAGTCCTGTGGCTGGTGATGTGAATGATTTTGCAAAGGACCTTGTGTTAGGCACCATTGAGAATATTGAAGAGATTGACGGAATACTGCTCTCTGCCGCAAGGAATTGGGAGATCGGGAGGATTGCGGCTGTCGACAGAGGCATCCTCAGGTTGTCGATATATGAACTCCTCTTTAGAGACGACATACCGGCTGCCGTGACCTTGAACGAGGCAATTGAGATAGCCAAGAAGTACTCTACAGGGGAGTCATACTCGTTTATAAACGGGATCCTCGATAATGTCAGAAAGACCATCAACAAAAGGGTACACTGA